From the Cryptomeria japonica chromosome 2, Sugi_1.0, whole genome shotgun sequence genome, one window contains:
- the LOC131041524 gene encoding protein LURP-one-related 5 isoform X1, with translation MSQIHPELENSSVQAVVDKQFCHATATTLTVWNKSLLFSGEGFTVFDSNGDLLFRVDTYALAKSRFTLMDAGGKPLLTLRRKLPSLHQRWEGFLGDELDGQKPLFTVRKASILPMNECVQVFMTCGFFWKPCSDYEIEGSFSQRCCTIFSTAPRIAAAEVKRKCGSGGTLLGRDVFSLCIERGFDQAFIMGLIIVLEQIFPGDSELPLVKMVVDELRSSQKNNEITDLSSSG, from the exons ATGTCTCAAATACATCCAGAATTGGAAAATTCATCCGTGCAAGCTGTTGTGGACAAACAGTTTTGCCATGCGACGGCTACCACATTGACGGTGTGGAACAAATCTCTGCTATTTTCAGGCGAGGGTTTTACCGTCTTTGATTCTAATGGAGATCTTCTCTTCAGAGTCGATACCTACGCCCTCGCTAAAAGTCGGTTTACTCTCATGGACGCTGGGGGCAAGCCGCTTCTCACACTGCGCCGCAAG CTTCCCAGTCTTCACCAGAGATGGGAAGGTTTTCTTGGAGATGAGTTGGATGGCCAAAAACCCCTCTTTACTGTAAGAAAAGCATCGATTTTACCGATGAATGAGTGCGTCCAAGTATTCATGACTTGCGGCTTCTTTTGGAAACCCTGCTCAGATTACGAAATTGAGGGCTCCTTTTCACAGCGCTGCTGCACCATTTTCTCTACCGCCCCCCGTATTGCTGCTGCAGAG GTGAAACGGAAGTGCGGCAGCGGGGGTACCCTGCTCGGTAGAGATGTTTTCAGTCTTTGTATTGAGCGCGGATTCGATCAGGCGTTCATTATGGGGTTGATTATTGTGCTGGAGCAGATCTTCCCAGGTGACAGTGAGCTTCCTCTTGTGAAAATGGTGGTGGATGAGTTGAGATCATCACAAAAAAACAACGAGATAACGGATCTGTCCTCCTCTGGATAG
- the LOC131041524 gene encoding protein LURP-one-related 5 isoform X2 produces the protein MSQIHPELENSSVQAVVDKQFCHATATTLTVWNKSLLFSGEGFTVFDSNGDLLFRVDTYALAKSRFTLMDAGGKPLLTLRRKLPSLHQRWEGFLGDELDGQKPLFTVRKASILPMNECVQVFMTCGFFWKPCSDYEIEGSFSQRCCTIFSTAPRIAAAEVGETEVRQRGYPAR, from the exons ATGTCTCAAATACATCCAGAATTGGAAAATTCATCCGTGCAAGCTGTTGTGGACAAACAGTTTTGCCATGCGACGGCTACCACATTGACGGTGTGGAACAAATCTCTGCTATTTTCAGGCGAGGGTTTTACCGTCTTTGATTCTAATGGAGATCTTCTCTTCAGAGTCGATACCTACGCCCTCGCTAAAAGTCGGTTTACTCTCATGGACGCTGGGGGCAAGCCGCTTCTCACACTGCGCCGCAAG CTTCCCAGTCTTCACCAGAGATGGGAAGGTTTTCTTGGAGATGAGTTGGATGGCCAAAAACCCCTCTTTACTGTAAGAAAAGCATCGATTTTACCGATGAATGAGTGCGTCCAAGTATTCATGACTTGCGGCTTCTTTTGGAAACCCTGCTCAGATTACGAAATTGAGGGCTCCTTTTCACAGCGCTGCTGCACCATTTTCTCTACCGCCCCCCGTATTGCTGCTGCAGAGGTCG GTGAAACGGAAGTGCGGCAGCGGGGGTACCCTGCTCGGTAG
- the LOC131041547 gene encoding protein LURP-one-related 5 yields the protein MSLKFCQSLKFSQSLKLSGQTVVDQQFCSETATELTIWNKSLLFSGEGFTVLDSNGDLLFRVDTYALAANHLILMDSQGKVLLTLRRKLPSLHHRWEGFLGDKLHGQEPVFTVMKSSILPTKECVQVFMNCGFFWKPCSDYEVEGSFSQRYCTIFTNGPRMAAAEVKRKTGCPGTMIGKDVFSLNIEPGFDQAFMVGLIIILEQISMATMSFVL from the exons ATGTCCCTAAAATTTTGCCAATCCCTAAAATTTTCGCAATCCCTAAAGTTATCCGGGCAAACTGTTGTGGATCAACAATTTTGCTCTGAGACGGCCACCGAATTGACGATCTGGAACAAGTCCCTGCTCttttctggtgagggtttcacagTCTTGGATTCCAATGGAGATCTCCTCTTCAGAGTGGACACCTATGCTCTTGCTGCCAATCACCTTATTCTCATGGACTCCCAGGGCAAAGTGCTTCTCACATTGCGCCGCAAG CTTCCCAGCCTACACCACAGATGGGAAGGCTTTCTTGGAGATAAATTGCATGGTCAAGAACCTGTATTTACTGTGATGAAATCGTCCATATTACCAACGAAAGAGTGCGTCCAAGTATTTATGAATTGCGGCTTCTTTTGGAAACCCTGCTCGGATTATGAAGTCGAGGGTTCCTTCTCACAGCGCTACTGCACCATTTTCACAAACGGTCCTCGCATGGCTGCAGCAGAG GTGAAACGCAAGACCGGCTGTCCGGGAACGATGATAGGTAAAGATGTTTTCAGTCTAAATATTGAACCAGGCTTTGATCAGGCTTTCATGGTGGGTTTGATTATTATACTGGAACAGATCTCCATGGCCACCATGAGCTTCGTCTTGTAA